From one Suicoccus acidiformans genomic stretch:
- the mnmA gene encoding tRNA 2-thiouridine(34) synthase MnmA, whose protein sequence is MTEANPNKGKRVVLGMSGGVDSSVAALLLKEQGYDVIGLFMKNWDDTDETGFCTATEDYEDVAKVAEQLDIPYYSVNFEKEYWDRVFEYFLKEYRNGRTPNPDVMCNKEIKFKAFLDYAMDLGADYIAMGHYARVRRDADGTVHLLRGVDDNKDQTYFLSQLSQAQLQKALFPLGHLEKAEVRRIAEEAGLATAKKKDSTGICFIGERDFNEFLSKYLPNQPGEMRTLDGEVKGEHMGLMHYTIGQRHGLGIGGGGQSNDPWFVIGKDLTSQTLYVGQGYEHPNLYSDYLDASEIQFTNPLGMPQKFSCTAKFRYRQQDVPVDVQLDETGTKARVTFSEPMRAITPGQAVVFYDGEECLGGGIIDAAYVGDKQRQYV, encoded by the coding sequence ATGACCGAGGCAAACCCAAATAAAGGCAAGCGCGTCGTCCTTGGGATGAGTGGCGGGGTTGACTCTTCAGTAGCAGCTTTATTGCTCAAGGAACAAGGTTATGATGTGATTGGCTTATTTATGAAGAATTGGGATGATACCGACGAGACGGGTTTTTGTACGGCGACTGAAGATTATGAAGATGTTGCTAAAGTTGCAGAACAATTGGATATTCCCTATTATTCTGTCAATTTCGAGAAGGAATATTGGGACCGGGTGTTTGAGTACTTCTTGAAAGAATATCGTAACGGACGCACCCCGAATCCGGACGTCATGTGTAATAAGGAAATTAAATTTAAAGCTTTCCTCGATTATGCGATGGATTTAGGCGCAGATTATATTGCTATGGGCCACTATGCCCGGGTGCGCCGGGACGCTGACGGGACGGTTCATCTCTTGCGTGGTGTAGACGATAATAAGGATCAAACATATTTCCTGAGTCAATTGAGCCAAGCCCAATTACAAAAAGCGCTCTTTCCCTTAGGCCACTTGGAGAAAGCGGAAGTGCGTCGTATTGCTGAAGAAGCTGGTCTGGCTACCGCCAAGAAGAAAGATTCCACCGGAATTTGTTTTATTGGTGAGCGGGACTTTAATGAGTTTCTCTCAAAATATTTGCCGAACCAACCAGGTGAAATGCGGACCTTAGATGGTGAAGTGAAAGGTGAGCATATGGGCCTAATGCATTACACTATTGGCCAAAGGCACGGATTAGGCATCGGCGGAGGTGGCCAATCCAATGATCCTTGGTTTGTCATTGGTAAGGATTTGACGAGCCAAACCTTATATGTAGGCCAAGGCTATGAGCATCCGAATTTATATTCGGACTACTTAGATGCTTCCGAAATTCAATTTACTAATCCACTGGGCATGCCCCAGAAATTCAGTTGTACCGCGAAATTCCGCTACCGCCAACAAGATGTGCCGGTGGATGTTCAATTAGACGAAACAGGTACGAAAGCCCGCGTAACGTTCAGCGAACCTATGCGAGCCATTACTCCAGGTCAAGCGGTAGTGTTCTATGACGGTGAGGAATGCTTAGGTGGCGGCATCATCGACGCAGCTTATGTCGGGGACAAACAGCGTCAATACGTTTAA
- the sufC gene encoding Fe-S cluster assembly ATPase SufC: MSVLEIKNLHVAIEDKEILHGVDLTLKTNEVHAIMGPNGSGKSTLAAAIMGNPLYEVTEGEILLDGEDVLEMEVDERARNGLFIGAQYPMEVPGITNANFMHTAINARRPEDDKMDIRTFIEKLDKNMALLAMPEAMAERYLNEGFSGGEKKRNEILQMLMLEPTFALLDEIDSGLDIDALQVVAKGVNSMKGEDFGAMIITHYQRLLNYITPDYVHILMKGKIVKSGDASLAKRLEAEGYKGIADELGIQLDGSEAEANA, encoded by the coding sequence ATGTCAGTACTAGAAATTAAGAATTTACACGTTGCGATTGAAGATAAGGAAATCCTTCACGGTGTTGATTTAACGTTGAAAACCAATGAGGTTCATGCCATTATGGGGCCAAACGGTTCAGGTAAATCAACCTTAGCGGCAGCGATTATGGGAAATCCTTTGTATGAAGTGACGGAAGGAGAAATCCTCTTAGACGGGGAAGATGTCTTGGAAATGGAAGTAGATGAACGTGCTCGTAACGGCCTATTCATCGGTGCCCAGTACCCGATGGAAGTGCCGGGAATTACCAATGCTAACTTCATGCATACAGCCATCAACGCTCGTCGACCAGAAGATGACAAAATGGACATTCGCACCTTTATCGAAAAACTCGATAAGAATATGGCACTCCTAGCGATGCCTGAAGCAATGGCTGAACGCTATTTAAATGAAGGGTTTTCCGGTGGTGAGAAGAAACGTAATGAAATCCTCCAAATGCTCATGTTAGAGCCGACGTTTGCTTTACTAGATGAGATTGATTCTGGCTTGGATATTGACGCTTTACAAGTCGTTGCTAAAGGCGTGAACTCAATGAAGGGCGAAGACTTTGGTGCAATGATTATTACACACTATCAACGCTTATTGAATTATATTACACCTGACTATGTACATATTCTGATGAAAGGAAAAATCGTCAAATCTGGTGACGCTTCCCTTGCGAAACGCCTTGAAGCTGAAGGCTATAAAGGTATCGCGGATGAGTTGGGTATTCAACTAGACGGAAGTGAGGCCGAAGCTAATGCATAA